The proteins below come from a single Triticum aestivum cultivar Chinese Spring chromosome 5D, IWGSC CS RefSeq v2.1, whole genome shotgun sequence genomic window:
- the LOC123122935 gene encoding upstream activation factor subunit spp27 encodes MVSDSELVERLREVLRESDLTTTTTGALRRRLEEDFGVDLSDKKTFVREQVDLLLSEFADKAEPEDAPAEEEDPGEVTPEAGEGEEEKGEGEEEGGEQQEGEEEEEEEEEEEEEDEESGGGRKKKRRLGDGKKKAGGFTKLCSISPALQEFVGASECARTEVVKKLWAYIRENNLQDPSNRRKILCDENLKKIFNVNSIDMFQMNKALTKHIWPLDSDGPVSPKKSTPKEKSTPKAKPQKRDRSEANKQKGGSSGSTSGLLAPLVLSDDLAKFIGTGESMLSRSDVVKRMWVYIKENNLQDPSDRRKIICDEKLKDLFQVESFTGFTVSKLLNPHFTKAK; translated from the exons ATGGTGTCGGACTCGGAGCTGGTGGAGCGGCTGCGGGAGGTGCTGCGGGAGTCGgacctcaccaccaccaccaccggcgccctgcgccgccgcctcgaggaggACTTCGGCGTCGACCTCTCCGACAAGAAGACCTTCGTCCGGGAGCAGGTCGACCTCCTGCTCTCCGAGTTCGCCGACAAGGCCGAACCGGAGGATGCGCCCGCGGAGGAGGAGGATCCGGGGGAGGTGACGCCGGAGGccggggagggggaagaggagaagggcgagggggaggaggaggggggcgagcagcaggagggggaggaagaggaggaggaagaggaggaggaggaggaggaagacgaggagagtgGCGGCGGCCGGAAGAAGAAGCGGCG GTTGGGTGACGGCAAGAAAAAGGCTGGTGGCTTTACAAAATTATGCAGCATTTCCCCAGCACTTCAAGAGTTTGTCGGTGCCTCTGAGTGTGCCAGGACAGAG GTTGTCAAGAAGCTTTGGGCATATATTCGAGAAAATAATTTGCAAGACCCAAGCAATAGGAGGAAGATTCTGTGTGATGAGAATCTGAAGAAGATTTTTAACGTCAATTCAATTGATATGTTCCAAATGAATAAAGCTTTGACCAAGCACATTTGGCCATTGGATTCTGatg GTCCTGTCTCACCAAAGAAATCGACACCCAAAGAGAAGTCGACACCCAAAGCGAAGCCTCAAAAGAGAGACAgaagtgaag caaacaagcaaaaaggagGATCCTCTGGGTCTACTTCTGGTCTTCTTGCGCCCCTTGTACTTTCGGATGATTTGGCAAAATTTATCGGCACCGGTGAGAGTATGTTGTCACGATCTGATGTTGTGAAGAGAATGTGGGTTTATATAAAAGAGAATAACTTGCAG GATCCTTCTGACCGGAGGAAAATAATCTGCGACGAGAAGCTGAAGGATCTATTCCAAGTTGAATCATTCACTGGATTCACTGTGTCGAAGCTGCTGAACCCCCATTTTACAAAGGCAAAGTAG